In the Podospora bellae-mahoneyi strain CBS 112042 chromosome 4, whole genome shotgun sequence genome, one interval contains:
- a CDS encoding hypothetical protein (EggNog:ENOG503NZJN; COG:S): MAPKQRKPTPGSSSASGSSPAKAIPHIDPNSSFTPESFEKELESLAQKAQSETTLHYLTEQSIIYLKSAALLSLIALYSTVSQLNLSPTYGSIPSSKWHSKLIMAGCFAGWSTNLTLNRVLPFKPEKLLSLLAVYVPIVQFFLGKVSSTLTAHWGPLITEGLTLLPLVTISAACVATYLEGADLPGFLPSWIRDALPGLGSYGFYKLSEKILGGLAEEHIGQSVLNTRVGMELALAGSYAALAPSKLLVFALPALLHTALLNTHLPTGNALANLNKGLESVGYVVLDRKESLTGYVSVVDSPKEGYRVMRCDHSLLGGEWVKFLNQGQFKGNQVAEPIYGVFAMLEAVRLVKTPQKIKDHEAKALVIGLGIGTTPAALVAHGIDTTVVEIDPVVHEFALEYFQLPKNHTAVIEDAVTYTSRLAADEKGQRFDYIVHDVFTGGAEPIPLFTLEFLQNLNALLKPNGVIAINYAGDFALPPPRIVTNTIRSVFPACRAFREHPRDMEDFTKNQRDFTNMVMFCTKDPSGEVKFRHPNNRDLLNSPSRQAFLYPQHEVKEEDFVKAEGEAEGVLRANDTERLVKWHESSAMGHWGIMRTVLPDAVWEEW, encoded by the exons ATGGCGCCTAAACAACGTAAACCCACCCCAGGGTCCTCCTCAGCTTCGGGGTCCTCCCCCGCAAAAGCCATCCCCCATATCGACCCCAACAGTTCCTTCACCCCCGAATCTTTCGAGAAGGAACTCGAGTCTCTCGCTCAAAAAGCACAGTCTGAGACAACCTTGCATTACTTGACAGAGCAATCCATCATCTATCTCAAATCAGCCGCCTTGCTCTCCCTCATTGCGTTGTACTCCACCGTCTCTCAGCTCAATCTCTCCCCAACTTACGGCTCCattccatcatcaaaatgGCACTCCAAGCTTATCATGGCCGGGTGTTTCGCTGGTTGGTCAACTAACCTCACTCTCAACCGGGTCTTGCCGTTCAAGCCCGAGAAGCTATTGTCCCTGCTGGCCGTTTATGTCCCCATCGTCCAGTTCTTCTTGGGGAAGGTCAGCTCAACACTGACGGCACACTGGGGACCTTTGATCACGGAGGGACTGACGCTATTACCACTGGTGACAATCAGTGCGGCTTGTGTGGCTACCTACCTCGAGGGTGCAGATTTGCCCGGGTTCTTGCCAAGTTGGATTCGGGACGCCTTGCCAGGACTGGGCAGTTATGGGTTTTACAAGCTTTCAGAAAAGATTCTGGGCGGGTTGGCCGAGGAGCATATTGGACAGTCAGTGTTAAACACAAGAGTGGGCATGGAGCTGGCATTGGCCGGAAGCTATGCGGCTTTGGCGCCATCAAAGTTGCTGGTTTTTGCTTTGCCAGCCCTTTTGCATACTGCGCTGCTGAACACACATCTTCCTACTGGAAATGCGCTTGCTAACTTGAACAAGGGTTTGGAAAGCGTTGGTTATGTGGTTTTGGACAGGAAGGAGAGCTTGACGGGATACGTCTCGGTTGTGGACAGCCCGAAGGAGGGATACAGGGTCATGAGATGTGATCACTCTTtgttgggtggtgagtgGGTCAAGTTCTTGAACCAGGGACAGTTCAAGGGCAACCAGGTTGCTGAGCCTATTTATGGTGTTTTTGCCATGCTCGAGGCAGTGAGATTGGTCAAGACCCCTCAGAAGATCAAGGATCATGAGGCGAAAGCTCTCGTCAT CGGTCTCGGCAtcggcaccacccccgctGCTCTTGTGGCACATGGCATCGACACCACTGTCGTCGAAATCGATCCTGTGGTGCACGAATTTGCCCTCGAATATTTCCAGCTCCCCAAGAACCATACCGCTGTCATTGAGGATGCGGTCACTTACACCTCCCGTCTGGCAGCTGACGAAAAAGGGCAGCGCTTCGATTACATCGTCCATGACGTCTTCACCGGTGGCGCTGAACCCATTCCCCTCTTTACTCTCGAGTTCCTCCAGAACCTGAACGCGCTGCTCAAGCCAAACGGAGTCATTGCCATC AACTACGCCGGAGACttcgccctccccccaccccgcaTCGTCACCAACACTATCCGCTCTGTCTTCCCCGCTTGCCGTGCCTTCCGTGAGCACCCGCGCGACATGGAGGATTTCACCAAGAACCAGAGGGACTTCACCAACATGGTCATGTTCTGCACCAAGGATCCTTCTGGAGAAGTCAAGTTCAGGCATCCTAACAACAGAGACCTGCTAAACAGCCCGTCGAGACAAGCGTTCTTGTATCCTCAGCATGAAGTCAAAGAGGAGGACTTTGTCAAGGCTGAGGGAGAGGCTGAGGGAGTGTTGAGGGCGAATGATACCGAGAGATTGGTCAAGTGGCATGAAAGCAGTGCCATGGGGCACTGGGGCATTATGAGAACTGTGTTGCCGGATGCggtttgggaggagtggTGA